The following coding sequences are from one Chloroflexota bacterium window:
- a CDS encoding TadE/TadG family type IV pilus assembly protein, with the protein MRVRSRGQALVEFALMLPIIVFFGLALLQLIILFLTYLSVLNITRDAARWVAVHPHNTDDTNIAQIVARIPSNLTAAQMPKATCPSSGIPNPGLKGIQICPPCMTVDPILGCVDAANQPIRVAARNDVISVTVSYDAGPNIFLPHVFGIPGRFQVGIPTSLPSYTMYMLAEPAIPNG; encoded by the coding sequence ATGAGGGTCAGGTCAAGGGGCCAGGCACTGGTCGAGTTCGCCCTGATGCTGCCCATTATCGTGTTTTTTGGCCTTGCGCTCCTCCAACTCATAATCCTCTTTCTTACGTATCTGAGTGTCTTGAACATCACCCGTGACGCCGCGCGGTGGGTCGCCGTGCACCCACACAACACCGATGACACGAATATCGCCCAGATTGTTGCTCGCATCCCATCGAACCTGACCGCTGCCCAGATGCCCAAGGCGACGTGCCCATCCAGCGGGATACCGAACCCTGGCCTAAAGGGCATCCAGATTTGCCCTCCATGCATGACCGTGGACCCCATCCTAGGATGCGTCGATGCAGCCAATCAGCCGATCCGCGTTGCGGCGCGCAACGACGTGATCAGCGTGACGGTCTCCTACGACGCAGGCCCGAACATCTTCCTCCCGCACGTGTTCGGCATCCCCGGTCGGTTTCAAGTTGGGATCCCGACGAGCTTGCCAAGTTACACGATGTACATGCTGGCGGAGCCGGCGATTCCGAATGGCTGA
- a CDS encoding pilus assembly protein TadG-related protein, whose protein sequence is MKNPWGFRARRRHPGQMMVLLTVAVFMLILAVGSGIDYGSILVEEQSIQNAIDTAALAGARGMLYAPTPGAISGEATATAFLNNQGYSTAKGDVIHYAETTDPNTGQLDTMKVEVTRNKPTLFWRIVGINNIPLKRSAVGAPGRGDNDIAIVVDLTQSMQTEDPGTLPELRAAVAAFVDALNLNVSNPITNKIALAAFQGEDCATSSGVVAFGYNASGQIGDSSTTDRWVPVTSDPANSVKVSAGGNHSLSAVASGTPKLRAWGLNDHHQVNGSATAFFNNQQTISPSTTVSQIAAGGDHNLARFGTGTGNLKTWGRNDRGQLGRNGTSDDGTPTTPGAPLSSVSVTGIAAGRAHSLASTGAGATRVYAWGDNTHGQLGLGTTDGSAHTTPAAVTGLPGSTNPQPGADGLPLLAAGRDHSMVVMSNNLSRIWSWGDNTFGQVGNGTDNNDVPTPAAIDFPANVIHIAAGANHSLAVLSDGTVWAWGSNANGQLGTNDVVDATPCTVGATPCSRSPRQVSFVIPAGDAIVRVYAGYSHSVAVDNFKQLWVWGSNAHGELGTGDVPTEHHVPVTNYDVVNVTWASAGGTAAGGHTLAVACTGLALDSHVLIPLTADRNQLVMAAATPAPVPPCPTLPPQPSFTMPAQPPGTYMCYLDAVGGSGTYHRAAVDIVFKEGTPDWNIFANGGRPEAKKFFILMTDGQNNLTYPGAPPNTQTCDALITHCGPADFNSIQDAIRLKKGANGVQESPCLQTTNPPCDDVEIFTVGIFKAGASGLTGTPHHCANRTSAEGLETTVPASAMSVDWELIHISSSKIGCDHYYPLLKGDTSINLSDAFRSIAGQIRGELRQ, encoded by the coding sequence ATGAAAAACCCCTGGGGATTCCGTGCACGGCGCCGACACCCTGGGCAGATGATGGTGCTCCTCACCGTCGCCGTGTTCATGCTCATCCTCGCCGTGGGATCGGGCATCGACTACGGATCGATTCTCGTCGAGGAGCAAAGCATCCAAAACGCCATCGATACGGCTGCGCTCGCGGGCGCGCGAGGGATGCTCTACGCGCCAACGCCCGGCGCCATATCTGGCGAGGCGACGGCAACGGCGTTTCTCAACAACCAGGGGTATTCCACGGCCAAGGGCGACGTAATCCACTATGCCGAAACGACCGACCCCAACACCGGCCAGCTCGACACGATGAAGGTCGAGGTCACGCGCAACAAGCCCACCCTCTTTTGGCGGATCGTCGGCATCAACAACATTCCCCTCAAGCGATCCGCGGTGGGTGCACCGGGTCGCGGCGACAACGATATTGCGATCGTCGTGGACCTTACGCAAAGCATGCAGACGGAAGACCCGGGTACGTTACCAGAGCTGCGAGCTGCCGTCGCTGCGTTCGTTGATGCCCTCAACTTAAACGTCAGCAACCCCATCACCAACAAGATCGCCCTCGCGGCCTTCCAGGGCGAAGATTGCGCAACCTCTTCCGGCGTGGTGGCATTTGGCTACAACGCCAGCGGTCAGATCGGCGACTCAAGCACGACGGACCGCTGGGTGCCCGTCACATCGGACCCAGCCAACTCGGTCAAAGTATCCGCCGGCGGCAACCACAGCCTGTCAGCCGTTGCGTCCGGCACCCCCAAACTGAGGGCCTGGGGACTCAACGACCATCACCAGGTGAACGGGTCGGCAACAGCATTCTTCAACAACCAGCAGACCATCTCCCCCAGCACGACCGTGAGCCAAATCGCAGCGGGCGGAGACCACAACCTGGCACGCTTTGGGACGGGAACGGGGAACCTCAAAACGTGGGGAAGGAACGACCGGGGCCAGCTCGGCCGGAACGGCACGTCGGACGACGGCACCCCGACCACCCCAGGGGCCCCGCTGAGCAGCGTGAGCGTCACGGGCATCGCCGCGGGCCGGGCGCACAGCCTTGCCTCCACGGGAGCCGGCGCGACGCGTGTCTACGCGTGGGGCGATAACACCCACGGCCAGCTCGGCCTCGGCACGACGGACGGATCCGCTCATACCACCCCCGCCGCCGTCACCGGGCTCCCCGGGAGTACGAATCCGCAGCCCGGCGCAGATGGCCTGCCCCTCCTCGCAGCCGGGAGAGACCATAGCATGGTCGTCATGAGCAACAACCTCAGCCGAATCTGGTCGTGGGGCGACAACACCTTCGGCCAGGTCGGAAACGGCACGGATAACAACGACGTGCCTACACCCGCCGCGATCGACTTTCCGGCGAACGTTATCCACATTGCTGCCGGCGCCAACCACAGCCTCGCGGTCCTCAGCGATGGAACCGTCTGGGCCTGGGGCAGCAACGCCAACGGCCAGCTCGGGACCAACGACGTGGTGGACGCAACCCCGTGCACCGTTGGGGCCACCCCGTGCTCCCGAAGCCCACGCCAGGTGAGCTTCGTCATCCCTGCAGGAGACGCGATCGTGCGCGTCTATGCCGGCTATTCTCACAGCGTCGCGGTCGACAACTTCAAGCAGCTTTGGGTCTGGGGGAGCAACGCCCACGGCGAGCTGGGCACTGGCGACGTACCCACCGAGCACCACGTACCCGTCACAAACTACGATGTCGTCAACGTCACCTGGGCTTCCGCAGGCGGCACGGCAGCCGGCGGCCACACGCTCGCCGTGGCATGCACCGGCCTCGCGCTAGACTCGCACGTCCTCATCCCCCTCACGGCCGATCGGAACCAGCTCGTGATGGCCGCGGCCACCCCTGCGCCCGTGCCGCCGTGCCCGACCCTGCCTCCCCAGCCAAGTTTCACCATGCCCGCCCAGCCACCTGGCACCTATATGTGCTACCTCGACGCGGTAGGCGGCTCCGGCACCTACCACCGGGCAGCGGTGGACATTGTGTTCAAAGAAGGGACTCCTGATTGGAACATCTTCGCGAACGGAGGCCGACCCGAGGCGAAGAAGTTCTTCATCCTGATGACTGACGGCCAGAACAACCTTACCTACCCGGGAGCACCGCCAAACACCCAGACGTGCGACGCCTTGATCACGCACTGCGGGCCCGCCGACTTCAACTCAATCCAGGACGCCATCCGCTTAAAAAAGGGGGCCAACGGCGTGCAGGAGTCGCCATGCCTCCAGACCACGAATCCCCCGTGCGACGATGTGGAGATCTTCACCGTGGGGATCTTCAAAGCGGGCGCGAGCGGCCTCACCGGTACGCCCCACCACTGCGCCAACCGAACTTCGGCCGAGGGCCTTGAGACGACAGTCCCCGCGTCCGCCATGTCCGTGGACTGGGAGCTGATCCACATCTCGTCATCAAAAATTGGCTGCGACCACTACTACCCGTTACTGAAGGGTGACACCAGCATCAATCTTTCCGACGCTTTTCGCAGCATTGCAGGGCAAATTCGTGGAGAGCTGCGTCAATAG
- a CDS encoding xanthine dehydrogenase family protein subunit M, whose protein sequence is MRPFDLLLPTTVDDAIALAAQHGDDARWIAGGAMLIALLRERLLQARALISVVDIPTLQGVATSAAGVHIGAATTLRAIERSAELAQRLPVLAEALRLVGNVRVRNVATIGGHLAQADIHMDLPPVLMALDATVGVRGPSGLRRLPVGDLLVDYYETCLEPDELIVDVDVPSPSPALRGAYRKYCALSPNDWPTVGVAALLEPDDGRVREARVVVGCVANRPLRVPSAEAILRGERLSQANVGEVARRYAAAAEPLDDVRGSADYKRTVTEVFVRRTLESAADRAGLEIR, encoded by the coding sequence GTGCGACCCTTCGACCTTCTACTGCCAACGACAGTCGATGACGCGATCGCTCTCGCCGCCCAGCACGGGGACGACGCGCGGTGGATCGCCGGCGGTGCGATGCTGATCGCCCTCCTCCGCGAGCGGCTGCTCCAGGCCCGGGCTCTCATCAGCGTCGTCGACATTCCGACGCTCCAGGGCGTCGCCACGAGCGCGGCCGGGGTCCACATCGGCGCCGCGACCACCCTCCGCGCCATCGAGCGCTCGGCCGAGCTCGCCCAGCGCCTCCCTGTTCTCGCGGAGGCGCTACGTCTCGTGGGCAACGTCCGCGTGCGGAACGTGGCCACGATCGGCGGCCATCTCGCCCAGGCGGACATTCACATGGACCTCCCCCCCGTGCTCATGGCGCTAGACGCGACTGTCGGTGTCCGCGGTCCCAGCGGCCTGCGGCGCCTCCCGGTTGGCGATCTCCTGGTCGACTATTACGAGACCTGCCTCGAGCCGGACGAGTTGATCGTGGACGTGGACGTGCCATCCCCGTCGCCAGCCCTTCGGGGCGCTTACCGGAAATACTGCGCCCTCTCGCCGAACGACTGGCCGACCGTTGGCGTCGCGGCGCTGCTGGAGCCGGACGACGGGCGCGTGCGGGAGGCGCGGGTCGTCGTCGGGTGCGTGGCCAATCGGCCGCTGCGCGTCCCATCGGCCGAGGCGATCCTGCGCGGCGAGCGCCTCTCCCAGGCGAACGTCGGCGAGGTCGCCCGGCGCTATGCCGCCGCGGCAGAGCCGCTGGACGACGTTCGAGGCTCGGCGGACTACAAGCGCACGGTCACGGAAGTCTTCGTGCGCCGCACCCTCGAATCGGCCGCCGACCGCGCCGGCTTGGAGATTCGCTGA
- a CDS encoding TadE family protein produces MTQAVLSRLAVRVRPNGQAIVEFALVITVFLLTLLPVVQMGVIALQQYSLMRVTRETTRWLAVNWGDTVDANALHHARGENFVNPQGTPVANASGNPLTLRPSLIQLSIDPSCPSLDSSIPPKCAGRAPSGAITVTATYDIQASGVIFFPAGANIGSFHVGIPTGPRTYSASMVME; encoded by the coding sequence TTGACACAAGCAGTCTTGTCCCGGTTAGCGGTGCGGGTTCGACCGAACGGTCAAGCGATCGTCGAATTCGCCCTGGTCATTACGGTCTTTCTGCTCACGCTCCTACCGGTAGTCCAGATGGGCGTAATCGCGCTACAGCAATATAGCCTCATGCGCGTGACCCGCGAAACGACCCGGTGGCTCGCCGTGAACTGGGGCGACACTGTCGACGCGAACGCGCTCCATCACGCGCGAGGGGAAAACTTCGTCAACCCACAGGGCACACCGGTCGCCAATGCTTCCGGCAACCCGCTCACCCTCCGGCCGTCGTTGATCCAGCTCTCAATCGATCCATCCTGCCCGTCACTGGACAGCTCGATACCTCCCAAGTGCGCAGGGCGTGCCCCAAGCGGCGCCATCACGGTCACCGCCACGTACGACATCCAGGCATCGGGCGTGATTTTCTTTCCCGCGGGCGCGAACATCGGCAGCTTCCACGTCGGAATCCCCACCGGCCCGCGCACCTATAGCGCTTCGATGGTGATGGAATGA
- a CDS encoding ABC transporter substrate-binding protein, which yields MRQWRFLALSWMTIALLAAGCAGTPGAPPRTSDAASSRASSGPKHIVAAMMGNPPTPIEKAVGGGSGGRIPGITGLQQLVDAGLTILDDKGHHLPLVAEAVPSLENGLWIVSPDGRMQTTWKIRQGATWHDGAPFTSEDLVFTSVVEQDNDLPFERNPAYRMIESIEGPDPQTIVVKWKQPFIDADQFYISPQLPKHILEKPFIENKESFQALPYWNVEFIGNGPYKVREWARDTYTVLQANDAWIEGRPKIDEIEVRFLADENAFMANILANQIDVTIGKSITLEQTLSVRDQWANGHIEMIPETTMKIWPQFIGANPQIITNVQFRKALMAATNRQEMVDTIMGGLSSVAHSNLLPTDAEISEVDSAIVKYQFDPRQATRLIEGLGYTKGNDGLFHDQAGQPLSVQITSTDENQNTKPMFAVAEYWQQAGVGTETVIIPIQRQRDREYRATFPGFALQGGASGLAALQNSHGSQARLPENNYTGSNYSRYINPEFDALLDTYASTIPRVERLEALKAVLHMMTDQLSMMTLYYATSSTMISNRMVNAGRDPTWNAPQWDLK from the coding sequence ATGCGGCAGTGGCGCTTTCTCGCGCTCAGCTGGATGACGATTGCGCTCCTTGCGGCTGGATGCGCGGGAACCCCCGGCGCGCCGCCGCGGACCAGTGACGCGGCGTCGTCACGCGCCTCCAGCGGGCCGAAGCACATCGTCGCCGCGATGATGGGGAACCCGCCGACGCCCATCGAAAAAGCGGTCGGTGGAGGGAGCGGCGGTCGCATACCGGGGATTACGGGGCTGCAGCAGCTCGTGGACGCTGGGCTCACGATCCTCGACGACAAAGGCCACCATTTGCCCCTGGTGGCCGAGGCTGTGCCGTCGCTGGAGAATGGGCTCTGGATCGTCAGCCCCGATGGCCGCATGCAGACGACCTGGAAGATCCGGCAGGGCGCGACCTGGCACGACGGGGCCCCCTTCACGTCGGAGGACCTGGTCTTTACGTCCGTCGTCGAGCAGGACAACGACTTGCCGTTCGAGCGAAATCCGGCCTACCGGATGATCGAGAGTATCGAGGGACCGGATCCCCAGACCATCGTCGTGAAATGGAAGCAACCCTTCATCGACGCGGACCAGTTCTACATCAGCCCGCAGCTTCCGAAGCACATCCTGGAGAAGCCCTTCATCGAGAACAAGGAGAGCTTCCAGGCCCTTCCGTACTGGAACGTCGAGTTCATCGGTAACGGGCCGTACAAGGTCAGGGAATGGGCGCGCGACACGTACACGGTACTGCAGGCGAACGACGCGTGGATCGAAGGTCGGCCGAAGATCGACGAGATCGAGGTGCGCTTCCTCGCCGACGAGAACGCCTTCATGGCGAACATTCTGGCGAACCAGATCGACGTCACCATCGGGAAGAGCATCACGCTCGAGCAGACGCTCTCCGTGCGCGACCAATGGGCCAACGGCCACATCGAGATGATTCCCGAGACGACCATGAAGATCTGGCCGCAGTTCATCGGCGCCAACCCGCAAATCATCACGAACGTGCAGTTCAGGAAGGCCCTGATGGCCGCGACGAATCGGCAGGAGATGGTGGACACCATCATGGGGGGCCTCTCGTCTGTGGCGCACTCCAACCTCTTGCCGACGGACGCGGAGATCTCGGAAGTGGATTCGGCAATCGTGAAGTACCAGTTCGATCCGCGCCAGGCGACGCGGCTGATCGAGGGCCTGGGCTACACGAAGGGCAACGACGGACTCTTCCACGATCAGGCGGGCCAGCCGCTGAGCGTGCAGATCACCTCGACGGACGAGAACCAGAATACGAAGCCGATGTTCGCGGTGGCCGAATATTGGCAGCAGGCCGGCGTCGGCACGGAGACGGTCATCATTCCCATTCAGCGCCAGCGCGACCGCGAGTATCGCGCCACGTTCCCCGGCTTCGCGCTCCAGGGCGGAGCGAGCGGACTGGCCGCACTCCAGAACTCGCACGGATCGCAGGCTCGCCTGCCGGAGAACAACTACACGGGCAGCAACTACTCCCGGTACATCAATCCGGAGTTCGATGCCCTCCTCGACACGTATGCGAGCACGATTCCGCGCGTCGAGCGGCTTGAGGCCCTCAAAGCGGTCCTGCATATGATGACAGACCAACTGAGCATGATGACGCTCTACTACGCGACGTCCAGCACGATGATCAGCAATCGGATGGTGAACGCCGGCCGCGACCCCACGTGGAACGCCCCGCAGTGGGATCTCAAGTAG
- a CDS encoding response regulator transcription factor produces the protein MRILLVDDDVELVDILGDALRRAGYSVASADDLRSAMLEIQTAPPDLVVLDLNLGVESGFDLLRELRRTHSVPVLLLTGRTAEEDRVLGLDLGADDYVTKPFGYRELLARIRARLRTAAAAPLQAESVIRVGPLTLDERRHEVRSSGAPLNLSLTEFRLLRCLMLNADSVVPTFVLLQHACETQDPSMIESLRVALHRLRRKVERDPAAVGMLITVRGLGIRLTSEPPKSAAR, from the coding sequence GTGAGAATTCTCCTCGTCGACGACGACGTTGAATTGGTGGACATCCTGGGCGACGCGCTCCGTCGTGCGGGCTACTCCGTGGCCAGCGCCGACGATCTGCGCTCGGCGATGCTCGAGATCCAGACTGCCCCGCCAGACCTCGTCGTGCTCGATCTGAACCTCGGCGTCGAATCTGGCTTCGACTTGCTCCGTGAGCTTCGACGCACGCACAGCGTCCCCGTTCTGTTGTTGACCGGACGCACTGCTGAGGAGGACAGGGTCCTCGGTCTGGACCTCGGCGCTGATGACTATGTCACCAAGCCGTTCGGCTATCGCGAGCTCTTGGCACGGATTCGCGCTCGTCTCCGCACGGCGGCCGCTGCTCCGCTCCAGGCCGAATCGGTCATCCGGGTCGGGCCGCTCACGCTCGACGAGCGTCGCCACGAGGTCCGTAGCAGTGGCGCGCCGCTCAATCTCAGCCTGACGGAGTTCCGACTCCTTCGCTGCCTGATGCTCAACGCGGATTCCGTTGTTCCAACCTTCGTTCTCCTGCAACACGCATGTGAGACGCAGGACCCGAGTATGATCGAGTCACTGCGCGTGGCGCTGCATCGCCTCCGCCGAAAGGTCGAGAGAGACCCCGCCGCGGTGGGCATGCTGATCACCGTGCGCGGCCTCGGAATCCGACTCACATCCGAGCCGCCAAAGTCGGCGGCACGCTGA
- a CDS encoding HAMP domain-containing sensor histidine kinase, which produces MIARIHQTLQRFAQSHTVMELVVSAALLIYGEWLLSEGMLAGAFSLIGAVALTSELIWRKPSLLLPIIAAISFGAAYTLAPRQQGVMLGLYYTGAVAVSVRRSQRASVAVAHLLYVSFAYATFAHALGARTAVPLADLLLNYLGLNVTAIATQSMAFNARIARQRGEALQKSLEEQREISARLHAVGLELAGRIAGSEELAAVAARLAGEQDPSRIAEIIAQMAAHRYRAEAVALCSIGAAAAVDVLAIHRGRCPLQDWHVAAILSGETLADLRRGASVQIAPSIDRPSTVPSELLECGAQVLTLVAGRITTDRVYVLLLVHDDAHRYEPWEIDLMQAHVRLAGGTIDVRLASAAMDTANRQREQYMALVAHEIRAPLAVVENVLEILATQSGELSAREYANLVGAGRRTATRLHTLMDNLLSAENIQSGRLVIKPRPTLLMPILAEAADAVAPLLEGRDQRLDFDVADERLVVRAHNRYVVQALVNLLSNASTYGPAGEPVCVRVDTANGFARITVEDRGPGIPVDERGNVFTRFFRGSNSLQLPGAGLGLAIVKSTIEAHGGNVGLDTETRRGTHFWITLPLADAAA; this is translated from the coding sequence ATGATCGCACGAATTCACCAGACCCTCCAGCGGTTCGCCCAGTCCCATACCGTGATGGAGCTCGTGGTGTCCGCCGCGCTTCTGATTTACGGCGAATGGCTCCTGTCGGAGGGCATGCTCGCTGGCGCGTTCAGCCTCATTGGTGCGGTCGCGCTCACCTCGGAGCTGATTTGGCGCAAACCTTCGCTCCTCCTCCCGATCATTGCGGCGATCAGCTTCGGCGCAGCGTACACGCTCGCCCCGCGCCAACAGGGCGTCATGCTTGGGCTCTATTACACCGGAGCCGTGGCCGTCTCGGTCCGCCGGTCCCAGCGCGCCTCGGTGGCCGTCGCGCACCTCCTCTACGTCTCCTTCGCCTATGCCACGTTCGCGCACGCGCTCGGCGCCCGCACGGCAGTGCCCCTAGCGGACCTGCTCCTCAACTATCTCGGCCTCAACGTCACCGCCATCGCCACCCAGAGCATGGCCTTCAATGCGCGGATCGCGCGCCAGCGCGGCGAGGCGCTCCAGAAGAGCCTGGAGGAGCAGCGCGAGATCTCGGCGCGCCTCCACGCCGTCGGCCTCGAGCTGGCGGGGCGGATCGCCGGGTCCGAGGAGCTGGCCGCCGTCGCGGCTCGCCTCGCCGGCGAGCAGGACCCAAGCCGAATCGCCGAAATCATCGCGCAAATGGCCGCCCACCGCTATCGCGCCGAGGCCGTCGCCCTTTGCAGCATCGGCGCGGCGGCGGCCGTAGACGTGCTGGCCATCCACCGCGGGCGCTGCCCTCTGCAGGATTGGCACGTCGCCGCGATCCTCTCAGGCGAGACACTGGCCGACCTGCGGCGCGGCGCCAGCGTCCAAATCGCTCCGAGCATCGACCGACCATCCACGGTGCCATCCGAGTTGCTGGAATGCGGTGCGCAGGTCCTGACTCTCGTGGCAGGGCGCATCACCACCGACCGCGTTTACGTCCTCCTGCTCGTCCACGACGACGCGCATCGATACGAGCCGTGGGAGATTGACCTCATGCAGGCACACGTCCGGCTGGCTGGCGGCACGATCGACGTGCGCCTCGCCTCTGCCGCGATGGACACCGCAAACCGACAGCGCGAGCAGTACATGGCGCTCGTCGCCCACGAAATTCGCGCGCCCCTCGCAGTGGTCGAGAACGTGCTCGAAATCCTGGCGACACAGTCCGGCGAACTGAGCGCTCGCGAATATGCGAACCTGGTAGGCGCTGGCCGACGCACGGCTACCCGGCTCCACACGCTCATGGACAACTTGCTGAGCGCCGAGAACATCCAGTCGGGCCGGCTCGTCATCAAACCGCGCCCCACCCTCCTGATGCCCATCCTCGCGGAAGCGGCGGATGCCGTCGCCCCGCTCCTCGAGGGCCGCGACCAAAGGCTCGACTTCGACGTCGCCGACGAGCGGCTCGTCGTTCGCGCCCACAATCGGTACGTGGTCCAGGCCCTCGTCAACCTTCTCAGCAACGCGTCCACGTACGGACCCGCCGGTGAGCCTGTGTGCGTCCGAGTCGACACGGCCAATGGGTTCGCCCGAATCACGGTCGAGGATCGTGGCCCGGGCATACCCGTTGATGAGCGGGGCAACGTCTTTACCCGTTTCTTCCGCGGCTCCAATTCCCTCCAGCTTCCCGGCGCTGGCCTCGGCCTCGCCATCGTAAAGAGCACGATCGAGGCGCATGGTGGCAACGTCGGACTCGACACCGAGACCCGCCGCGGAACTCACTTCTGGATCACTCTCCCGCTGGCGGACGCCGCCGCGTGA
- a CDS encoding molybdopterin cofactor-binding domain-containing protein: protein MGSLDFGIVGSDVRRVEGREKVTGRLEFVDNITLPGMLHGALLRSRVPHGRILNVDTSRARRLPGVRAVLTGADLLAMDIDPFTGPAFKDQAALAIGKVRYVGDPVAAVAAVDRDTAEEALDLIDVEVEELPAVFDVHAAMAPGAPLICERLVPAGTFADLIELLGGEDVPATSNACFQYKLRRGDVDEGLRRSDRVFTHTFSNPATQHADLETHCTIAQWKGADRLQVWSATQSPSYVRIMLANMFHLPESHVRVMVPYLGGGFGSKLYMKLEPITALLARASGRPVKVRLSRKEEFHTITKHGVSATLTTGVTRDGRLLARDCQILWDTGAYADIGPRVTHKSGYTSAGPYVIPNVRIDSFSVYTNKPPAGAFRGFGIMQVCWAYESQMDIIAKEMGWDPVDFRLRNLFHDGDTHATGTVIYSLGLDKSVRAVADAIHWAAPPEPVEGQPPPPPSPATAGEGVSRISTVRPEPVEGQPPPPPSPATAGAGVSRISTVRPEPVEGQPPPPPSPATAGAG from the coding sequence ATGGGGTCGTTGGATTTCGGGATCGTCGGCAGCGACGTTCGGCGGGTCGAGGGACGGGAGAAAGTGACCGGCCGCCTCGAGTTCGTCGACAACATCACGCTGCCCGGCATGCTCCACGGCGCGCTGCTCCGAAGCCGAGTGCCGCACGGGCGCATCCTGAACGTCGACACCAGCCGCGCGCGTCGACTCCCCGGCGTGCGCGCCGTCCTCACCGGGGCAGACCTTCTGGCCATGGACATCGACCCGTTCACCGGTCCGGCCTTCAAGGACCAGGCCGCCCTGGCCATCGGCAAGGTTCGGTACGTGGGCGACCCGGTCGCCGCGGTCGCGGCGGTCGACCGCGACACGGCGGAGGAGGCGCTGGACCTCATCGACGTCGAAGTCGAGGAGCTGCCGGCCGTGTTCGACGTCCACGCGGCCATGGCCCCCGGCGCGCCCCTCATCTGCGAGCGGCTCGTCCCGGCGGGCACCTTCGCCGACCTCATCGAGCTGCTGGGCGGGGAGGACGTGCCCGCCACGAGCAATGCCTGCTTCCAGTACAAACTGCGCAGGGGCGACGTCGACGAGGGCCTCCGTCGCTCCGACCGGGTCTTCACCCACACCTTTTCGAATCCCGCCACCCAGCACGCCGATCTCGAGACCCACTGCACCATCGCCCAGTGGAAGGGCGCCGACCGACTCCAGGTCTGGTCGGCCACCCAGAGCCCCTCCTACGTGCGCATCATGCTCGCCAACATGTTCCACCTGCCGGAGTCGCACGTTCGGGTCATGGTCCCATATCTGGGCGGCGGGTTCGGCAGCAAGCTCTACATGAAGCTCGAGCCGATCACAGCGCTCCTCGCCCGCGCGTCCGGGCGCCCCGTCAAGGTGCGTCTCAGCCGCAAGGAGGAGTTCCACACCATCACCAAGCATGGCGTCTCGGCGACCCTCACGACGGGCGTGACCCGCGACGGCCGGCTCCTCGCCCGCGACTGCCAGATCCTGTGGGATACGGGCGCCTACGCCGACATCGGGCCGCGGGTCACGCACAAGTCGGGGTACACCAGCGCGGGCCCTTACGTCATCCCCAACGTCCGCATCGACTCCTTCAGCGTCTACACCAATAAGCCGCCCGCCGGGGCCTTTCGCGGCTTCGGCATCATGCAGGTGTGCTGGGCCTACGAGTCGCAGATGGACATCATCGCGAAGGAGATGGGCTGGGACCCGGTGGACTTTCGCCTCAGGAACCTCTTCCACGACGGGGACACGCACGCGACCGGTACGGTGATCTATAGCCTGGGGCTGGACAAGTCGGTGCGAGCGGTAGCCGACGCCATCCACTGGGCTGCCCCCCCTGAGCCCGTCGAAGGGCAGCCCCCACCCCCACCCTCCCCCGCTACGGCAGGGGAGGGGGTATCGCGGATCTCCACCGTTCGCCCTGAGCCCGTCGAAGGGCAGCCCCCACCCCCACC